The genomic window AGCTGCTACAAATTATTCTAACTATTATTCTATCGACGCCTCGGCGTAGGATCCTGGTACCACTTTGGCATCGTAAGAAGAGAACTTTGCCGTGACTTGGAAGGTACGCGATCTTTCGTTGATCACGGGTACGATCCTCAGAACCTCACCAGCTCCGGCAAATCCCGCCGATGGAATGGTAAGCTTAAGTCTGGTCCCACTTTGGATCTGGCCCATCAGACGCTCGGGTGCTGACAGAGTCACCTCAGGCTCGGCTGTGTCGTAAACCTCAACTACTGGCGATGGTGGCGCCATCTGCACGGACTCGCCATCAAACTTGAACTGCGTCGAAACTACACAGTCGTAGGGAGCGGTCAGCTTAGTATCTTTAAACGCCAACTCGGCCTGCTCTAAATCGAGTTGAGCAAGACGCAGGGCTACCCGGGATACATCATAACTGGATTTGATACGGTCAAAACTACTCGCGGTAGATGCGTTGGCTTTTTTTAGTTCTTGCTCCCGCTGATACTCCTTCTCAGCCGTTGCCGCTTGTACAGCGGCACTATCGCGACGAGCCTTAGCAAGTTCAAGGCGCAGCTGGAAATCACGATCGTCCAGGGTCGCAATCACCTCACCTTGTTTAGCCCTAGTGCCTGGCTTGAGGAGAACAGAGCTGATAAATCCTGCAACGCGGAACGTCAGCTGGGAGCGTCGCAGCGCCGACACTTGACCAGTCAAGCGGTAGTCGATGGCGCCACTGCTGCCTTGCGGCGCAACTGTGCCCGGAGTCGGTTTCGCAACCGTTGTGCCTGGCTCAGCCTGGGAGCCGGCTGGCTCCGCTACTGGCGCTGCTGCGGGCTCTGCCACTGGTGCGGCTGCGGGCTCTGCCACTGGTGCAGCTGCGGGCTCAGCAGGTGAAGGGGGAGCAGGAGGGGTCACAACGGCAGCCACCTCGCCCTTAGGCGGCAATGAAGCCTTGCCACCACCAGACTTTGTACATGCCTGCATCAGTAGCACCGATGTTGTCAGAGTATAAACTACGAAAAGTTGCCTCATGACTGATCCTTCCTATAATTGCGGCAACTCGGATCCGAGTGCCTTCTGGGTTTTCAGGTTTGACAAGACTAGATCCGTCTCAGCCGTGGCTAGACGTACTTGTGCCGCGTCGCGCGCATTTTGCGCTAAGAGTAATTCGGAGCTAAGAATCGCTCCTGTCTTAAACCGAACAGCTTGGATGCGATAAACTTCCTCTGCTTGTGCCACGGCCTGATTAGCGGCTGTAAGCGATTCCTCAGCAGCTGCAAAGGCAGCGGCCGCCTGTTGCACATCGAGACGTATCATGTTGTCGACACTACGACGCCCTTCTTCTGCGGCCGCAGCATTTTGGGCCGCTTCACGTACGGCAAAAGTTGACGAGCCATTCGACCATAAATCCCAACTCGCCGTGATGCCGTAAGTGTGCTGAAAAGCCTGAGCACCCAATGGCAATTGACCTATTGTGCGCTCAGATTTAGCGAATGCATTCACACTTGGCA from Deltaproteobacteria bacterium includes these protein-coding regions:
- a CDS encoding efflux RND transporter periplasmic adaptor subunit; amino-acid sequence: MRQLFVVYTLTTSVLLMQACTKSGGGKASLPPKGEVAAVVTPPAPPSPAEPAAAPVAEPAAAPVAEPAAAPVAEPAGSQAEPGTTVAKPTPGTVAPQGSSGAIDYRLTGQVSALRRSQLTFRVAGFISSVLLKPGTRAKQGEVIATLDDRDFQLRLELAKARRDSAAVQAATAEKEYQREQELKKANASTASSFDRIKSSYDVSRVALRLAQLDLEQAELAFKDTKLTAPYDCVVSTQFKFDGESVQMAPPSPVVEVYDTAEPEVTLSAPERLMGQIQSGTRLKLTIPSAGFAGAGEVLRIVPVINERSRTFQVTAKFSSYDAKVVPGSYAEASIE
- a CDS encoding TolC family protein, whose product is LRGGLPKLGNPPTLDKALTMAFENRLERKQAALGVVLAEYGKKFAYTNFVPSVNAFAKSERTIGQLPLGAQAFQHTYGITASWDLWSNGSSTFAVREAAQNAAAAEEGRRSVDNMIRLDVQQAAAAFAAAEESLTAANQAVAQAEEVYRIQAVRFKTGAILSSELLLAQNARDAAQVRLATAETDLVLSNLKTQKALGSELPQL